In one window of Zingiber officinale cultivar Zhangliang chromosome 11A, Zo_v1.1, whole genome shotgun sequence DNA:
- the LOC122032292 gene encoding FCS-Like Zinc finger 17-like isoform X1 has translation MLPPRTQSIFHVGEEGWEATKPTAAFGEPEHGSRGAIERLEGLRIVIQHSTRRSNVVIKSSFNSCTPHHLLSLRATSATQIGFLKTCFLCKTELSPHEDVYMYSESRGDQGFCSEECRGHQILIDERKEMEVSSTRERLKSTHHCCLRESGRHRRRRRILVEA, from the exons ATGCTGCCACCAAGAACTCAGAGCATCTTCCATGTAGGGGAGGAAGGTTGGGAGGCCACAAAGCCCACTGCTGCCTTCGGAGAGCCGGAGCACGGCTCGAGAGGAGCAATCGAGCGACTGGAAGGGCTTCGGATTGTCATTCAGCATTCCACACGCCGATCGAATGTCGTGATCAAGTCTTCATTCAACTCTTGCACGCCTCATCATCTGCTCAGCCTCAGGGCTACTTCTGCCACACAGATTGGATTTCTGAAAACTTGTTTTCTGTGCAAAACTGAGCTGAGTCCTCATGAGGATGTTTACATGTATAG TGAAAGCAGGGGTGATCAGGGATTTTGCAGCGAGGAATGTCGAGGCCACCAAATTTTGATAGatgaaagaaaagagatggaagtgtCGAGCACAAGGGAGAGATTGAAGTCTACTCACCATTGTTGTCTTCGTGAATCTGGTCGTcataggaggaggaggaggattttAGTAGAAGCATAG
- the LOC122032292 gene encoding FCS-Like Zinc finger 17-like isoform X2 has translation MLPPRTQSIFHVGEEGWEATKPTAAFGEPEHGSRGAIERLEGLRIVIQHSTRRSNVVIKSSFNSCTPHHLLSLRATSATQIGFLKTCFLCKTELSPHEDVYMYRGDQGFCSEECRGHQILIDERKEMEVSSTRERLKSTHHCCLRESGRHRRRRRILVEA, from the exons ATGCTGCCACCAAGAACTCAGAGCATCTTCCATGTAGGGGAGGAAGGTTGGGAGGCCACAAAGCCCACTGCTGCCTTCGGAGAGCCGGAGCACGGCTCGAGAGGAGCAATCGAGCGACTGGAAGGGCTTCGGATTGTCATTCAGCATTCCACACGCCGATCGAATGTCGTGATCAAGTCTTCATTCAACTCTTGCACGCCTCATCATCTGCTCAGCCTCAGGGCTACTTCTGCCACACAGATTGGATTTCTGAAAACTTGTTTTCTGTGCAAAACTGAGCTGAGTCCTCATGAGGATGTTTACATGTATAG GGGTGATCAGGGATTTTGCAGCGAGGAATGTCGAGGCCACCAAATTTTGATAGatgaaagaaaagagatggaagtgtCGAGCACAAGGGAGAGATTGAAGTCTACTCACCATTGTTGTCTTCGTGAATCTGGTCGTcataggaggaggaggaggattttAGTAGAAGCATAG
- the LOC122032264 gene encoding auxin-responsive protein SAUR78-like, which produces MAKGGGGKLSKLKCMIKRWNSSGRITGSNSGGEAASAAGASSRSQDGDGWVQSSSSFHGDEVPPGFHPVYVGKSRRRYLVSAGVIGHPLFQVLVERCRDDAGAGAAMVVVGCEVVLFEHLLWMLENSEPQPESLEELVEFYSC; this is translated from the coding sequence ATGGCGAAGGGCGGCGGCGGGAAGCTGAGTAAGCTCAAGTGCATGATCAAGCGCTGGAACTCTTCGGGCCGCATCACCGGCTCTAACTCCGGCGGAGAGGCCGCCTCCGCCGCAGGGGCGTCCTCCCGGTCGCAGGACGGCGACGGGTGGGTGCAGTCGTCGTCGTCGTTCCACGGGGACGAGGTCCCGCCGGGGTTCCACCCGGTGTACGTGGGCAAGTCGCGCCGGAGGTACCTCGTCAGCGCCGGCGTCATTGGCCACCCGCTCTTCCAGGTCCTCGTCGAGCGGTGCAGAGACGATGCCGGCGCCGGCGCGGCGATGGTGGTGGTGGGGTGCGAGGTGGTTCTGTTCGAGCACCTGCTGTGGATGCTGGAGAACTCCGAGCCGCAGCCGGAGTCGTTGGAGGAGCTGGTCGAGTTCTACTCATGCTGA
- the LOC122032337 gene encoding uncharacterized protein LOC122032337 — MTLNPSSTMSDDAAKATGMTAMRQMVQELLQKWQPLAVRPKEDQPKTSGIPPSVDKRLKSLCWDSDEECCHSPEAPPDVPKGYCPVYVGPEQRRFVIPTTYLGLPVFRLLLEKAEEEFGFNHKGVLTIPCEIETFKYILQFMERHAEGLVDDYGGNPTGRAGAEE; from the exons ATGACCCTAAATCCATCATCTACCATGAGCGACGACGCGGCGAAGGCGACCGGCATGACTGCCATGAGGCAGATGGTTCAAGAGTTACTTCAGAAATGGCAGCCCCTCGCGGTTAGGCCAAAGGAAGACCAACCCAAAACGTCCGGCATTCCCCCCTCCGTCGACAAGCGGCTGAAGAGTCTGTGTTGGGACTCAGACGAGGAGTGCTGCCATAGCCCGGAGGCCCCTCCGGACGTGCCCAAGGGATACTGCCCTGTTTATGTAGGACCGGAGCAACGGAGGTTTGTGATACCGACGACCTACCTGGGCCTCCCGGTGTTCAGGCTGCTGCTCGAGAAAGCCGAGGAGGAATTCGGGTTTAATCACAAGGGAGTGCTCACGATCCCCTGCGAGATCGAGACGTTCAAGTACATCCTCCAGTTTATGGAGCGGCATGCAGAGGGCCTCGTCGATGATTATG GAGGAAATCCAACTGGGCGAGCAGGGGCTGAGGAATAG